The following are from one region of the Salvia splendens isolate huo1 chromosome 2, SspV2, whole genome shotgun sequence genome:
- the LOC121772104 gene encoding pectinesterase-like — MAAGVAAADEMHQEIIGDMCDATGMGEDCKKGNITEAKKVIEKEFDVAVEELKIAIKNTTLYKELEKDYMTKEALGVCERVLNDAIEEIRSSLERVSQYEAGQVDNVLDEVKIWLSAAITYKDTCFDAFAKTEGESGAKVREMLKTSGEMMSKGFAMVIDFKNTYESVKKDLGDLVNSIKAPRQLLVGESIPDFIKGHARKLVENPKIALNPNVVVAQDGSGQFKTITEAVQSVPPKNKTPYVILVKEGLYNEYVEIPKKVDEVILIGEGPLKTRITGNKCFTNGVQTYDSATLIVNGRGFIAKDIGIENTAGPSGHQAVAVRASGDLGIFFNVHMDGYQDTLYSHVQRQLFRECRISGTVDFIFGNAISVFQKCELVVRKPNPNQACMVTAQGRNEKNLTGIIIIQGCNFTAEQDYLDAQPPFKSYLGRPWKVLARTVIMHSNIEAFISPDGWSPWEGTIGLDTLFYVEYNNTGPGSDLSKRVTWPGIKQFANDEEAKPWTPLVHFVDDGWILDSGVPFAPEFFKLD; from the exons ATGGCCGCGGGCGTGGCGGCAGCGGACGAGATGCATCAAGAAATAATAGGCGATATGTGCGATGCGACAGGCATGGGCGAGGACTGCAAGAAGGGAAACATTACAGAGGCTAAGAAGGTTATAGAAAAGGAGTTTGACGTGGCGGTGGAGGAGCTGAAGATCGCCATAAAAAACACAACATTGTACAAGGAATTGGAGAAGGACTACATGACCAAGGAGGCACTGGGCGTGTGCGAGCGCGTTCTTAATGACGCCATCGAAGAAATCCGTTCGTCGTTGGAGAGAGTCAGCCAGTATGAGGCCGGCCAAGTGGATAATGTCCTCGATGAGGTCAAGATATGGTTGAGTGCTGCCATTACATACAAAGACACCTGCTTTGATGCATTTGCAAAGACAGAAG GCGAGTCTGGGGCAAAGGTGAGGGAAATGCTGAAAACCAGCGGCGAGATGATGAGTAAGGGTTTTGCGATGGTGATCGATTTCAAAAACACATACGAATCCGTGAAGAAAGATTTGGGGGATTTGGTGAACAGCATCAAGGCCCCGAGGCAGCTCCTAGTCGGTGAAAGCATTCCTGATTTCATCAAAGGCCATGCGAGGAAGTTGGTTGAAAACCCTAAGATTGCGTTGAATCCGAACGTGGTGGTGGCGCAAGACGGCAGCGGCCAGTTCAAGACCATCACTGAGGCTGTTCAATCCGTACCTCCGAAAAATAAAACCCCATATGTCATTTTAGTAAAGGAAGGTTTATACAATGAGTATGTTGAGATTCCCAAAAAGGTGGATGAAGTCATTTTGATCGGAGAGGGGCCGTTGAAAACCAGAATCACCGGTAACAAGTGTTTCACCAATGGTGTTCAGACCTATGACTCCGCAACTCTAA TCGTGAACGGACGAGGCTTCATCGCCAAGGACATCGGGATCGAAAACACAGCGGGCCCTAGCGGCCACCAGGCAGTAGCGGTGCGAGCCTCGGGTGACTTGGGCATCTTCTTCAACGTGCACATGGACGGGTACCAGGACACCCTCTATTCCCACGTCCAGCGCCAGTTGTTCAGGGAGTGTCGAATCAGCGGCACTGTTGATTTCATCTTCGGAAACGCCATCTCCGTGTTCCAGAAGTGTGAGCTCGTGGTGCGGAAGCCTAACCCCAACCAGGCCTGCATGGTCACCGCCCAGGGCCGCAACGAGAAGAACCTCACAGGGATTATTATCATCCAAGGCTGCAACTTCACTGCAGAGCAGGACTACCTCGATGCTCAGCCTCCCTTCAAGTCTTACCTTGGGCGCCCGTGGAAGGTCCTAGCCCGAACGGTCATCATGCACAGCAACATTGAGGCCTTCATATCACCTGATGGCTGGTCTCCTTGGGAGGGGACCATCGGCTTGGATACCCTCTTCTACGTCGAGTATAATAACACTGGGCCCGGCTCCGATCTCTCCAAACGGGTCACCTGGCCCGGTATAAAGCAGTTTGCCAATGACGAGGAAGCCAAGCCATGGACTCCCCTCGTACATTTTGTTGATGATGGATGGATCCTAGACAGTGGAGTTCCTTTCGCTCCCGAATTCTTCAAACTTGATTAG